From a region of the Synechococcus sp. RS9916 genome:
- a CDS encoding cyclic nucleotide-binding domain-containing protein, whose product MNAESLLLLQALDGAVDQAFADVEPCSFAPGACLVQEGESVDGLLLISSGVVQARWADLVDSPGPLLGPGSVIGDISYLLGGVARASVIALEPVEALRLSRQGLETLMDRDPGHGQQLFRALAAINAQRLLLQTHSQMRDGVAGHGAASLMPEPLAAAVQRFKQCAAAVEVDLRRSTPDPVMRRDLTAAFDTLVRLTGSLFPPLSGETPAPESPALQALRLELLPYLLLTRSAERMYRKPRGYAGDFLTIAWMYADEPGGAGELGTLLDRCFLNQPAAQAVRNRRGLLREELQRALTLTAQRPLRVTSLACGPAAEVFDILLQDPELASQVRFTLVDVDQQALEYVRERLQREGLASVVRLERRNLLHLCIGRQQLELEPQHLIYSIGLIDYFDDRIVTRLQTWMRGCLAPGGRSILGNFHTSNPTRGLMDHLLDWRLIHRDEGDMVRLAEAAGFAPGTTQCRLEEAGVNLFAVSTR is encoded by the coding sequence GTGAATGCTGAATCGCTGCTGTTGTTGCAGGCCCTGGACGGGGCGGTTGATCAGGCATTCGCTGATGTCGAGCCCTGCAGCTTTGCCCCCGGGGCGTGCCTGGTGCAGGAAGGTGAGTCAGTCGATGGGTTGCTGCTGATCTCGTCGGGTGTGGTTCAGGCCCGATGGGCCGATCTGGTGGATTCCCCGGGGCCGCTGCTGGGTCCAGGCAGTGTGATCGGCGATATCTCCTATCTGCTGGGCGGAGTGGCTCGGGCCAGTGTGATTGCCCTGGAGCCTGTGGAAGCCCTGCGCTTGTCTCGCCAGGGCCTCGAGACCTTGATGGATCGAGATCCTGGCCATGGGCAACAACTGTTTCGCGCTTTGGCGGCCATCAATGCCCAGCGCTTGCTGCTCCAGACCCATTCCCAAATGCGCGATGGCGTGGCTGGACACGGGGCGGCGTCGTTGATGCCCGAACCCCTGGCTGCAGCGGTGCAGCGGTTCAAGCAATGTGCGGCCGCGGTGGAGGTGGATCTACGCCGCAGTACCCCTGATCCGGTGATGCGGAGGGATCTGACGGCGGCTTTCGACACCTTGGTGCGTCTCACCGGCAGCCTCTTCCCGCCCCTGTCAGGCGAGACCCCGGCACCTGAGAGCCCGGCCCTTCAGGCCTTGCGCCTCGAACTGTTGCCCTATCTGCTGCTGACCCGTTCCGCTGAACGGATGTATCGCAAGCCGAGGGGCTATGCCGGGGACTTTCTCACAATCGCCTGGATGTATGCCGATGAGCCAGGCGGGGCTGGGGAGCTCGGCACGCTTCTGGACCGCTGTTTTCTCAACCAACCGGCAGCGCAGGCGGTGCGCAACCGGCGAGGGTTGTTGCGTGAGGAGTTGCAGCGGGCTCTCACCCTCACTGCTCAGAGACCTCTACGGGTGACCAGCCTGGCCTGCGGCCCTGCAGCGGAGGTTTTCGACATCCTTCTGCAGGATCCTGAGCTGGCATCCCAGGTGCGCTTCACCCTGGTGGATGTGGATCAGCAGGCGTTGGAGTACGTGCGCGAGCGGCTGCAGCGTGAAGGGCTTGCGTCGGTGGTGCGCCTGGAACGCCGCAACCTGCTCCACCTCTGCATCGGCCGTCAGCAGTTGGAGTTGGAGCCCCAGCACCTGATCTATTCCATCGGCTTGATTGATTACTTCGATGATCGGATCGTGACGCGCTTGCAGACCTGGATGCGCGGGTGTCTCGCGCCAGGTGGGCGATCCATCCTGGGCAATTTCCACACCAGCAATCCCACGCGCGGATTGATGGATCACCTGCTCGATTGGCGACTGATTCACCGGGATGAGGGCGACATGGTGCGCCTGGCGGAGGCTGCAGGGTTCGCTCCGGGCACTACGCAATGCCGCTTAGAGGAAGCCGGCGTCAATCTGTTTGCGGTGTCAACGCGTTGA
- the ndk gene encoding nucleoside-diphosphate kinase, with amino-acid sequence MATERTFVAIKPDGVQRGLVGEILGRFERKGFKLVGLKQITPSRALAEEHYGVHKERPFFAGLVDFITSGPVVAMVWEGDGVIASARKLIGATKPLEAEPGTIRGDLAVNIGRNVIHGSDAPETAQFEIGLWFQASELNDWTPSDQSWRVEG; translated from the coding sequence ATGGCCACCGAACGCACCTTTGTCGCCATCAAGCCCGATGGTGTCCAGCGCGGGCTGGTGGGCGAAATCCTCGGTCGTTTCGAGCGCAAGGGCTTCAAGCTGGTGGGTCTGAAGCAGATCACCCCCAGCCGTGCGCTGGCTGAGGAGCACTACGGCGTTCACAAGGAGCGTCCTTTCTTTGCCGGTTTGGTGGACTTCATCACCTCCGGTCCTGTGGTGGCCATGGTCTGGGAAGGCGACGGCGTGATCGCCAGCGCCCGCAAGCTGATCGGCGCCACCAAGCCCCTGGAGGCTGAGCCCGGCACCATTCGCGGTGATCTGGCTGTGAACATCGGCCGCAACGTGATCCACGGCTCCGATGCTCCTGAAACCGCCCAGTTCGAAATTGGCCTCTGGTTCCAGGCGTCTGAACTGAACGACTGGACCCCCTCCGATCAGAGCTGGCGCGTCGAAGGCTGA
- the speA gene encoding biosynthetic arginine decarboxylase → MVLADPNLPGRQATPSEAAAPQPWNVQDSAELYGLERWGDPYFSINLRGHVSVQPRGERGGSLDLVELVEGLQGRNLNLPLLIRFDDILEDRLESLHAAFERAITRYGYSGRYQGVFPVKCNQQRHVVEELVSCGRRWHFGLEAGSKAELLIALSLIDDPEALLICNGYKDQRYIETAILARRLGRRPVVVIEQADEVQRIIDASKELGAAPLIGIRARLSSRSTGRWGSSVGEKAKFGLPVPEILSTVEALREAGLLEELRLLHFHVGSQINDIAVVKDALQEASRIYVELHKLGAPMGYLDVGGGLGIDYDGSRTATAASTNYSLQNYANDVVATVKEGCEPHGVTVPTLVSESGRAIASHFSVLVFNVLGTGGLPLDTPAIGDEEPLIVRNLRDTLEGIHTLASDGSADVSRLQEAWNDALKFKDDALAAFRLGYLSLTDRSRAEQLTWACARALVERLPSDSVLPDELQSLPAVLARTYYANLSIFRSAPDTWAIQQLFPLMPLHRLGERPTELGHFADLTCDSDGRLNRFIADGRSKPLLELHRLRPEEPYLIGMFLGGAYQEVMGNLHNLFGTTDAVHIRLAPGGEYQVDHVVRGDTNAEVLTAMEHNPEALLERLRVASEQSIRCNQLQIAEARRLMDHLESSLRQSTYLQS, encoded by the coding sequence ATGGTGCTCGCCGACCCCAACCTGCCGGGCCGTCAGGCGACCCCCAGCGAGGCTGCAGCCCCCCAGCCCTGGAACGTGCAAGACAGTGCTGAGCTCTACGGCCTCGAGCGTTGGGGTGATCCCTATTTCTCCATCAATCTGCGCGGCCACGTGAGCGTTCAGCCCCGCGGAGAACGGGGCGGCAGCCTCGATTTGGTGGAGCTGGTGGAAGGCCTCCAAGGCCGCAACCTCAACCTGCCCCTGCTGATCCGCTTCGACGACATCCTCGAAGACCGGCTGGAAAGCCTCCATGCCGCCTTCGAGCGAGCCATCACCCGCTACGGCTACAGCGGCCGTTATCAGGGGGTGTTCCCGGTGAAATGCAACCAGCAGCGCCACGTGGTGGAGGAGCTGGTGAGCTGCGGACGCCGCTGGCATTTCGGCCTCGAAGCGGGCAGCAAAGCCGAGCTGCTGATTGCTCTGTCATTGATCGACGACCCAGAAGCGCTGTTGATCTGCAACGGCTACAAGGATCAGCGCTATATCGAAACGGCGATCCTGGCCAGGCGCCTGGGGCGCAGGCCCGTGGTGGTGATCGAACAGGCCGATGAGGTGCAGCGCATCATCGATGCCAGCAAGGAGCTGGGAGCAGCGCCCCTGATCGGCATCCGGGCCCGCCTCTCGAGCCGCAGCACCGGCCGCTGGGGCAGCTCCGTGGGTGAGAAAGCCAAGTTCGGTCTGCCCGTCCCCGAAATCCTCTCCACCGTGGAGGCCTTGCGCGAAGCAGGACTGCTCGAGGAACTGCGCCTACTCCACTTCCATGTGGGCAGTCAGATCAACGACATCGCCGTCGTCAAAGACGCTCTGCAGGAGGCATCCCGCATTTACGTGGAGCTCCACAAGCTCGGCGCCCCCATGGGCTACCTGGATGTAGGCGGAGGCCTGGGGATCGACTACGACGGCAGCCGCACCGCCACCGCCGCCTCCACCAACTACTCCCTTCAGAACTACGCCAATGACGTGGTGGCGACAGTGAAGGAAGGCTGCGAACCCCACGGCGTGACGGTGCCCACCCTGGTGAGCGAAAGCGGCCGAGCGATCGCCAGTCATTTCTCCGTGCTGGTGTTCAACGTGCTCGGCACCGGCGGGCTTCCTCTGGACACACCCGCAATAGGAGACGAAGAACCCCTAATCGTGCGCAACTTGCGCGACACCCTCGAAGGCATTCACACCCTCGCCAGCGACGGCAGTGCCGATGTGTCCCGCCTGCAGGAAGCCTGGAACGACGCACTGAAATTCAAAGACGACGCCCTCGCCGCCTTTCGGCTCGGCTACCTCAGCCTCACTGACCGCAGCAGAGCCGAGCAACTCACCTGGGCCTGCGCCCGCGCCCTGGTGGAGCGGCTCCCGAGCGACAGCGTCCTGCCGGACGAACTGCAGTCGCTGCCAGCGGTGTTGGCCCGCACTTACTACGCCAATCTCTCGATCTTTCGCTCTGCACCTGACACCTGGGCCATCCAGCAGCTCTTCCCCTTGATGCCCCTGCATCGGCTGGGGGAACGCCCTACCGAACTCGGCCATTTCGCTGATCTCACCTGCGATTCCGACGGCCGCCTCAACCGCTTCATCGCCGATGGCCGCAGCAAACCGCTGCTCGAGCTCCATCGTCTACGGCCCGAGGAGCCGTACTTGATCGGCATGTTCCTGGGAGGCGCCTATCAGGAAGTGATGGGCAACCTCCACAACCTGTTCGGCACCACTGATGCCGTGCACATCCGCTTGGCACCCGGCGGGGAGTACCAGGTGGACCACGTGGTGCGCGGGGACACCAATGCCGAGGTTCTCACCGCCATGGAACACAACCCGGAAGCCTTGCTGGAACGGCTGCGGGTGGCGAGTGAGCAGTCGATCCGCTGCAATCAGCTCCAGATCGCGGAGGCACGGCGATTGATGGATCACCTGGAAAGCAGCCTGCGCCAGAGCACCTATCTCCAGAGCTGA
- a CDS encoding mechanosensitive ion channel family protein: MTLLLSLVAIVSLLALHRVCKRQKLSPPPLRMPLIAAVAIPALTLISERVSFSGLPVLQQALEAAITLLWSISLIRLLNWGLLQIPAELGWWKPTAKILRDLLTLAIITAVTLVVIHRDFSVNLVGLATTSAVVTAVIGLAAQETLKNLFAGISLQVDSPFEEGDWIDLGFTRGVVTSLHLMTTRIRGLDGSITVVPNSRITMEGLRRFKPNEPVGQMIDLGLDYSLPPSQAIQLLQRSLQTNRKVLRHPQPKVWVEAFADSSITYRLLTWQGSAPEMPQLKSDVLEQVWYALHRIDQSIPYPVRDIRTEPVPARLPSSAVNPGQKQRLLACTDIFGHLSDQQLGALAANASCQSFAPGETVVRQGERGDSLFLVVSGSLDVFQASGTNPARSLPGQQVASLHSSDIFGEMALCTGEARSASVVCNNECVLIEIERKHLLPLLEEHPEILETMGTIIAARRQELKALKENRAENRRLALIARMQRLFSLTGQDE; encoded by the coding sequence ATGACCCTGCTCCTCAGCCTGGTCGCGATCGTGAGCTTGCTCGCCCTGCACCGGGTGTGCAAACGCCAAAAACTCTCCCCACCCCCCTTACGCATGCCGCTGATCGCGGCGGTCGCCATCCCTGCGCTGACGCTGATCAGCGAGAGGGTGAGTTTCAGCGGACTGCCTGTGCTGCAGCAAGCGCTGGAAGCAGCGATCACCCTGCTCTGGAGCATCAGCCTGATCCGTTTACTCAACTGGGGCCTGCTGCAGATTCCAGCGGAGCTGGGTTGGTGGAAACCCACCGCCAAAATCCTGCGTGACCTCCTCACGCTGGCCATCATCACCGCCGTGACATTGGTGGTGATCCACCGTGATTTCAGCGTCAACTTGGTGGGTCTGGCTACCACATCGGCGGTGGTCACGGCCGTGATCGGTCTTGCAGCCCAGGAAACCCTCAAAAACCTGTTTGCCGGGATCTCCCTGCAGGTCGACTCACCTTTCGAAGAAGGGGACTGGATCGATCTGGGTTTTACACGGGGGGTGGTCACGTCTCTCCACCTGATGACCACCCGGATCCGCGGTCTGGACGGTTCAATCACCGTGGTCCCCAACAGCCGCATCACCATGGAGGGGCTGCGCCGCTTCAAACCGAATGAACCGGTTGGGCAAATGATTGATCTCGGTTTGGATTACAGCCTGCCGCCCAGCCAGGCCATCCAACTGCTTCAGCGCAGTTTGCAAACCAACCGCAAAGTGCTGCGCCATCCCCAACCCAAGGTGTGGGTCGAGGCATTCGCTGACAGCTCAATCACCTACCGCCTGCTGACCTGGCAGGGATCGGCTCCGGAAATGCCACAACTGAAAAGCGATGTGCTGGAGCAAGTTTGGTATGCCCTGCACCGCATCGATCAATCGATTCCCTATCCAGTGCGCGACATCCGCACCGAGCCGGTGCCGGCGCGCTTACCATCGAGCGCCGTCAATCCAGGGCAGAAACAACGCCTGCTGGCCTGCACCGACATCTTTGGCCATCTCAGTGATCAGCAGCTGGGAGCCCTGGCGGCCAATGCCAGCTGCCAGAGCTTTGCCCCTGGAGAAACCGTGGTGCGCCAGGGTGAACGGGGCGACAGCCTGTTCCTGGTGGTGAGCGGCAGCCTCGATGTGTTTCAAGCCAGTGGTACGAACCCGGCCCGATCCCTCCCCGGTCAGCAGGTGGCCAGCCTCCACAGCTCCGACATCTTTGGGGAAATGGCGCTCTGCACTGGTGAAGCCCGCTCCGCCAGCGTGGTCTGCAACAACGAATGCGTGCTGATCGAGATCGAACGCAAGCATCTGCTCCCCTTGCTGGAGGAGCATCCCGAAATCCTCGAGACGATGGGCACGATCATTGCCGCACGCCGGCAAGAGCTCAAGGCACTCAAGGAGAACCGGGCTGAGAACCGGCGGCTGGCCCTGATTGCCCGCATGCAACGCCTGTTCAGCCTGACCGGCCAGGACGAATGA
- a CDS encoding CHASE2 domain-containing protein, whose protein sequence is MTWKRTLRRLIPYAIASGLLVGLQHSPVVETANLLVYDLALHLRNRTNDAGDEPLAWPITVVGIDEADLESYNWPLDDNLLCSALQRIDALGARAIGLDVYRDQAKPCLQREIQRNPRLISIRNEADGIAAIPGTPARQQAFNDLVMDADRVVRRDLVHVGGQDEAVRSLPLRLLETAAESPGLDQRLEQLQDHHWLAEESGGYRNLDSAGYQTMLPVYPPGRYPSLSLADLLEGKVTAEQIHDRVVLIGSTARSLRDLFEIPHSRFTQGSKFFEVSGVELHAQRLEALQRLLQNERPELVTAQGWQRTLLTLAMALLGVVIAERPSRIRRSVLLLFIAAAALSAVVFSLTITGIWVGLTMPYFSLVLVGSSGILGRGMESQRHQQEMRRLLGQTSSPAVAQQLWEQREDLIKDGRFTGREQWVTVLFSDICSFTGLSEQLPPSSLMQWLNRGISIGVQAVTSRGGVVNKFTGDGMLAVFGAPVSSGADVDAANAVAAALAIQQQIADLNRSLSKEGQPAMRIRIGIHSGKVITGSLGSSERLEYAVIGDTVNCASRLESLQKERHEGLVRVLLSSETQALLNALPPQVHSETWGAISIKGRQDPLEVIELKSTPQ, encoded by the coding sequence ATGACCTGGAAGCGGACCCTACGCCGACTGATTCCTTATGCCATCGCCTCAGGGCTGCTGGTGGGATTGCAGCATTCGCCCGTGGTGGAGACCGCCAACCTGCTCGTCTACGACCTGGCGCTCCATCTACGCAATCGCACCAATGACGCCGGCGACGAACCCCTGGCCTGGCCGATCACGGTGGTGGGCATCGATGAAGCCGACCTCGAGAGCTACAACTGGCCGCTGGATGACAACCTGCTGTGTTCAGCCCTTCAGCGCATCGATGCCCTCGGAGCCCGAGCGATCGGCCTTGATGTCTATCGCGACCAAGCCAAGCCCTGCCTGCAGCGGGAAATTCAGCGCAATCCCCGCCTGATTTCGATTCGCAATGAAGCCGATGGGATTGCCGCTATCCCCGGCACGCCAGCTCGCCAACAGGCCTTCAATGATCTGGTGATGGACGCGGATCGGGTGGTGCGCCGCGACCTGGTGCATGTGGGGGGACAAGACGAGGCGGTGCGATCTCTGCCACTCCGGCTCTTGGAGACTGCTGCAGAGTCGCCAGGCTTGGACCAACGCCTGGAGCAGTTACAGGACCATCACTGGCTGGCAGAGGAATCAGGGGGTTACCGCAACCTCGATTCCGCCGGCTACCAAACGATGCTACCGGTGTACCCCCCCGGTCGTTATCCCAGCCTCTCCCTCGCGGATCTGCTGGAGGGGAAGGTCACAGCAGAGCAGATCCACGACCGCGTGGTGCTGATTGGGTCCACGGCCCGATCCCTGCGCGATCTCTTCGAAATTCCCCACAGCCGCTTCACCCAGGGATCCAAATTCTTCGAAGTGTCGGGCGTCGAACTGCATGCCCAGCGCCTTGAAGCCCTGCAACGCCTCTTGCAGAACGAACGGCCTGAACTGGTCACCGCGCAGGGGTGGCAGCGCACACTCCTGACCCTGGCCATGGCCCTGCTCGGTGTGGTGATTGCGGAACGCCCCAGCCGCATCCGCCGCAGTGTGCTGCTGCTGTTCATCGCCGCCGCCGCACTGAGCGCTGTGGTCTTCAGCCTCACCATCACAGGGATCTGGGTGGGCCTCACCATGCCCTACTTCAGCCTGGTGTTGGTCGGCAGCAGCGGCATCCTTGGGCGTGGTATGGAAAGCCAGCGGCACCAACAGGAGATGCGTCGTCTGCTCGGCCAAACCAGTTCTCCTGCAGTAGCCCAGCAACTCTGGGAGCAACGCGAAGACCTGATCAAAGATGGGCGCTTCACCGGACGGGAGCAGTGGGTGACGGTGCTGTTCAGCGACATCTGCAGCTTCACCGGCTTGAGCGAACAGCTCCCCCCGTCCAGCCTGATGCAATGGCTCAACCGCGGCATCAGCATCGGCGTGCAAGCTGTGACCAGCCGTGGAGGCGTGGTCAACAAGTTCACAGGCGATGGAATGCTGGCTGTCTTTGGTGCGCCAGTGTCGAGTGGGGCTGACGTGGATGCAGCCAACGCCGTGGCCGCCGCACTTGCCATCCAGCAACAGATCGCCGATCTCAACCGCAGTCTCAGCAAGGAAGGTCAACCCGCGATGCGCATCCGCATCGGCATCCACTCCGGCAAGGTGATCACAGGGTCCCTCGGCAGCAGCGAACGGTTGGAGTACGCCGTGATCGGCGACACCGTGAACTGCGCATCGCGACTGGAAAGTCTCCAAAAAGAGCGGCACGAGGGGTTGGTGCGGGTGTTGCTGTCGAGCGAAACGCAGGCCCTGCTGAACGCGCTACCGCCTCAGGTGCACAGCGAAACCTGGGGAGCCATCAGCATCAAAGGCCGGCAAGACCCGCTGGAGGTGATCGAGCTCAAAAGCACGCCACAGTGA